From a region of the Roseivirga sp. 4D4 genome:
- a CDS encoding efflux RND transporter periplasmic adaptor subunit: MTKKKKGSNKIVWILLVLVVLVLVFAIVGKQAGVIGGEKTIKVEFAEASRVTIVEKVTASGVVQPVTEIAISPDVAGEIIELNVEEGDDVVEGMILVKIRPDNLQSVLDRTKANLNQQKANLASSRANKFRSEAQLKQAELAFKRSEQLRKENVISEADYETAKANYEVAKFNLDAAEQSVKAAEFIIKSSEASVDEAEENVRLTTVRAPATGTISKLDVEQGERVVGTQQMAGTEMMRLADLNQMEVQVDVNENDIIRVNEGDTAIIDVDSYTSMDKKFKGIVTAIANTANPKTSADAVTEFKVEIRILNESFNDLLSEIQGPSPFRPGMTASVEIITTTKSNVLSVPLAAVTTRNPKLAKSQGNNRFGDDDDNQPTLTNANAKPEEKEDIKEVVFINDGGTAKMVEVKTGISDYDNIEILSGLSEGDQVISGPFFVVSKRLKTGDLVEKTVSKKPLASTN; the protein is encoded by the coding sequence ATGACTAAAAAGAAAAAAGGATCAAATAAGATCGTTTGGATATTACTTGTACTAGTAGTTCTAGTATTGGTGTTTGCAATTGTCGGAAAACAGGCTGGCGTTATTGGTGGAGAAAAAACCATCAAGGTTGAGTTTGCTGAAGCAAGTCGAGTAACGATCGTTGAAAAAGTTACTGCTTCTGGAGTAGTTCAACCGGTAACTGAAATTGCTATTAGTCCAGACGTAGCCGGTGAGATAATCGAGCTTAATGTTGAGGAAGGCGATGATGTAGTTGAGGGTATGATTTTAGTAAAAATCCGACCAGACAACCTTCAGTCTGTACTAGACAGAACAAAGGCAAACTTGAATCAGCAAAAGGCTAATCTGGCTTCATCAAGGGCTAATAAGTTTAGAAGTGAGGCACAATTGAAGCAGGCAGAGTTGGCGTTTAAGAGATCAGAGCAGCTGAGGAAAGAAAATGTAATTTCTGAAGCTGATTATGAAACAGCCAAAGCTAACTATGAAGTAGCTAAGTTCAACTTGGATGCTGCAGAACAGAGTGTGAAAGCAGCTGAGTTCATTATAAAGTCGAGTGAGGCTTCTGTAGATGAAGCAGAGGAGAACGTACGATTAACAACAGTAAGAGCCCCTGCAACAGGAACTATCTCTAAACTGGATGTCGAGCAAGGCGAGCGTGTTGTAGGTACACAGCAAATGGCAGGTACTGAAATGATGAGACTCGCAGACTTGAATCAAATGGAAGTTCAGGTAGATGTCAACGAGAACGACATCATTCGTGTAAATGAGGGAGATACAGCAATAATTGATGTTGATTCTTACACGTCAATGGATAAGAAGTTCAAAGGTATAGTGACAGCAATTGCTAATACGGCTAACCCTAAGACTTCAGCAGATGCGGTAACAGAATTCAAGGTTGAGATCAGAATTTTGAATGAAAGTTTTAACGACTTGTTATCCGAAATTCAAGGTCCTTCACCATTCAGACCAGGAATGACAGCAAGTGTTGAGATTATCACTACTACCAAGTCTAATGTGTTATCTGTGCCTTTAGCCGCGGTGACTACTAGAAACCCTAAGCTTGCTAAGAGTCAGGGTAATAATAGATTCGGAGATGATGATGATAATCAACCTACGCTAACAAATGCAAATGCTAAGCCAGAAGAGAAGGAAGATATCAAAGAAGTGGTTTTCATCAATGATGGAGGAACTGCAAAAATGGTGGAGGTTAAAACTGGTATTAGTGACTATGATAACATCGAGATTTTATCAGGACTCAGTGAAGGCGATCAGGTGATATCAGGACCATTCTTTGTTGTGTCTAAAAGACTGAAGACTGGGGACTTAGTAGAAAAGACAGTTAGTAAAAAGCCTTTAGCAAGCACTAACTAA
- the sdaAB gene encoding L-serine ammonia-lyase, iron-sulfur-dependent subunit beta has translation MADQSSVFDMIGPVMIGPSSSHTAGVVRIGRVARKILGKQPDQASITFYNSFARTYEGHGSDRAIIAGLLDFLTDDVRIKTAFDEAEAANFDFKFRSVGNASTMHPNTVRVVAQAGDRQIEVVGESRGGGVIKITEVNGFSVGFNAGLTTMILLADDRKGAIAFIATVLANDECNIASMSVNRKGKNDKACHVIEMDSKPPTVTIDYLKHLDWIREVIFIPDIDF, from the coding sequence ATGGCAGACCAGAGTAGTGTATTTGATATGATTGGCCCCGTGATGATCGGCCCTTCGAGTTCGCATACGGCTGGCGTGGTGAGAATTGGTCGAGTAGCTAGAAAGATTTTGGGTAAGCAACCCGATCAGGCGAGCATCACTTTTTACAATTCTTTTGCGAGAACTTACGAGGGACACGGAAGTGATCGAGCGATTATTGCAGGTTTACTAGACTTTTTGACGGATGATGTCAGAATTAAGACGGCCTTTGATGAGGCAGAGGCAGCCAATTTTGATTTTAAATTTCGCTCTGTAGGTAATGCATCCACAATGCACCCCAATACAGTGAGGGTAGTAGCTCAAGCAGGTGATAGACAAATTGAAGTAGTAGGAGAAAGCCGTGGAGGAGGAGTAATTAAGATTACAGAAGTCAATGGGTTTAGCGTAGGCTTCAATGCCGGCTTGACCACAATGATACTTCTGGCGGATGATAGAAAAGGAGCGATAGCTTTTATTGCCACAGTACTGGCAAATGACGAGTGCAACATTGCTTCTATGTCAGTGAACAGAAAAGGAAAAAATGATAAGGCGTGTCATGTGATAGAGATGGACTCTAAACCACCGACCGTCACTATAGATTATTTAAAGCACTTGGATTGGATTAGAGAGGTCATATTTATTCCAGACATCGATTTTTAA
- a CDS encoding Maf family nucleotide pyrophosphatase produces MLKSLDLDFEVKTREVDETYPSDIAPLDVAEYLARKKSDAFGELQEDALLITSDTTVVVDSTILGKAEDREEAISMIQSLSGRTHKVASGVCLRTREKFLSFTEITKVTFDVLSAESISYYIEKYQPYDKAGAYGIQEWIGMIGINKIEGDYYNVMGLPVNRLYKELSNFK; encoded by the coding sequence TTGTTGAAAAGTCTTGACTTAGATTTTGAAGTGAAAACGAGAGAGGTTGATGAAACCTATCCTTCTGACATTGCACCATTAGATGTAGCTGAATATCTAGCACGCAAGAAGTCCGATGCTTTTGGCGAACTCCAAGAGGATGCACTTTTAATAACTTCTGACACTACAGTCGTGGTTGATTCTACCATTCTTGGGAAAGCTGAAGACAGGGAAGAGGCGATCTCTATGATCCAGTCCTTATCAGGTCGTACACACAAGGTAGCGTCAGGTGTTTGTTTAAGAACAAGAGAAAAGTTTCTAAGCTTCACCGAGATCACCAAAGTCACTTTCGATGTCCTCAGCGCTGAGAGCATCTCATATTATATAGAAAAATATCAGCCCTATGACAAGGCCGGTGCCTATGGTATTCAGGAGTGGATTGGAATGATCGGCATTAACAAGATTGAAGGAGATTATTATAACGTAATGGGTCTGCCGGTCAATAGACTTTACAAAGAACTATCAAATTTCAAATAA
- a CDS encoding aminotransferase class IV — MKAIFNSRIIETSDYLIKTSNRSFCYGDGLFETIVTGHGRINLIEKHIHRLKRGCKVLGMEFPNDLEMNSLETMIQKLQAINGFDGDIRTKVIVWRDSGGLYTPNLSSASFSLEVKASNSILFQGIDQVDVSSEIHTQYSPISFAKTTNALVYVLAGLEKKENGLDEVILTDPNGNLSETHISNLFWIKESKVYTPSLTTGCIEGIMRNTLIDLFHKNNIAVHEVEKTKEALRDASSVFSTNASGIKYLKRIGNWNYESPENFLTPIIKQLQQP; from the coding sequence ATGAAAGCAATATTTAACTCTCGAATTATTGAAACTTCCGACTACCTGATCAAAACCAGCAATCGGTCATTTTGTTATGGAGACGGCCTCTTCGAAACAATTGTTACAGGACATGGAAGAATTAACCTGATTGAAAAACATATCCACCGACTTAAGAGAGGTTGCAAGGTACTCGGCATGGAATTTCCCAATGACCTTGAGATGAATTCATTGGAAACAATGATTCAGAAACTCCAAGCAATTAATGGCTTTGATGGTGATATCAGAACCAAAGTGATCGTATGGAGAGATAGTGGAGGTCTTTACACACCTAATCTATCTAGCGCCTCCTTCTCACTAGAAGTCAAAGCCTCGAATTCCATTTTATTTCAAGGCATTGATCAGGTTGATGTCTCAAGCGAGATACACACTCAGTACTCACCAATTTCTTTTGCCAAAACTACGAATGCATTAGTCTATGTACTTGCTGGCCTGGAGAAAAAGGAGAACGGCCTGGATGAAGTCATTCTGACTGACCCCAATGGAAACCTCTCTGAAACCCACATCTCGAATCTGTTTTGGATAAAGGAGAGTAAGGTTTATACCCCGTCACTAACCACGGGATGCATAGAAGGCATAATGAGAAATACACTAATCGATCTTTTCCATAAAAACAATATAGCCGTTCATGAAGTCGAAAAGACAAAGGAAGCCTTAAGAGACGCAAGCAGTGTATTTTCTACCAACGCATCTGGTATCAAATACCTCAAAAGAATTGGGAATTGGAATTATGAAAGTCCAGAGAACTTCCTAACACCTATTATTAAACAGCTACAGCAGCCTTAA
- a CDS encoding DUF1015 domain-containing protein — MAKIRPLRAWRYNRELSSSIGSLTSPLFDVISQKQRDALYENPYNSIHLSVPLHGETPQDAHETIAKWKADGIIKQDPLPGIYVYYQHFSLPGSNKDYVRKGFVSFIEATDWGQPDSDILRHENTMPHSVSDRVEVLRATELNVSPTHGLYFDPSFELEAYMDESMLNPIYETEDYQGVRDVLSVIHDKEVIQKFIDKLGKERVILADGHHRLEGSIIYRKELASKGNHTGKEGYNYHLMYLTNGEADDLRILPTHRLISGLENFDKAEFFKKLEPNFIIKPLENPNDVTEIILGKPWAFGLLFGDEAYKVRLKPEVIDHIEWNFPDVIKKLDLTVMHYFILEKGLGILGKDQRKSTNISFERNFANCLTKTIKGEAQFAIITQDINMETVKKVCYSGHTLPQKSTYFYPKVICGYLFGSIKNDEFELPLDPGF; from the coding sequence ATGGCCAAGATTCGTCCCTTAAGAGCCTGGAGGTATAATCGCGAGTTGTCCTCTTCGATTGGAAGTTTAACATCACCTTTATTTGATGTCATATCACAAAAACAACGCGATGCCCTTTATGAAAACCCTTACAATAGCATCCACCTAAGCGTCCCTTTGCATGGTGAAACACCTCAAGACGCTCATGAAACTATTGCTAAATGGAAAGCCGATGGAATAATTAAACAAGATCCGCTTCCAGGCATTTACGTCTATTATCAGCATTTTTCTCTGCCTGGCAGTAACAAGGACTATGTTAGAAAGGGCTTTGTAAGCTTTATTGAAGCCACTGACTGGGGTCAGCCAGATTCAGATATTTTAAGGCACGAGAATACAATGCCACATTCTGTATCTGATAGAGTCGAAGTGCTTAGAGCTACAGAACTCAACGTAAGCCCAACACACGGACTGTACTTTGACCCTAGTTTTGAGCTGGAAGCGTATATGGATGAAAGTATGCTCAACCCAATCTATGAAACCGAAGATTATCAGGGTGTACGCGATGTCTTGTCTGTCATTCATGATAAAGAGGTCATTCAAAAGTTTATCGATAAGCTTGGTAAGGAACGAGTGATTCTTGCTGATGGACATCATCGACTGGAAGGGTCTATTATCTACAGAAAAGAATTAGCCTCCAAAGGAAACCATACCGGTAAAGAGGGATACAATTACCATTTAATGTACCTAACCAATGGTGAAGCTGATGACTTAAGAATACTACCCACCCACAGGTTGATTAGTGGACTGGAAAATTTCGACAAAGCCGAGTTTTTCAAAAAGTTAGAGCCCAATTTTATCATTAAGCCCTTAGAAAATCCGAATGATGTAACGGAGATCATATTAGGTAAACCATGGGCTTTTGGCCTCTTATTTGGTGACGAAGCCTATAAGGTTCGGCTGAAACCTGAAGTTATTGATCATATCGAATGGAATTTTCCTGATGTAATCAAAAAACTGGACCTAACCGTTATGCACTACTTCATTCTAGAGAAGGGCCTTGGCATTTTGGGGAAAGACCAGAGAAAGTCGACCAATATTAGCTTTGAGCGAAATTTCGCCAACTGCCTTACCAAAACAATCAAGGGAGAGGCACAATTCGCGATCATAACACAGGACATAAATATGGAAACGGTAAAAAAAGTATGCTATTCAGGACATACTCTTCCACAAAAGTCCACCTACTTTTATCCTAAAGTCATTTGTGGCTACTTATTTGGATCAATCAAGAATGATGAATTTGAACTACCGCTTGATCCTGGCTTCTAA
- a CDS encoding TolC family protein: protein MKFKQKLYFSLMALFIGNLAIGQSTKTEWTLEECVSYAWENNLTIRNNQLTQLQNEIAVKQSKFARLPNLSAGGGVGKSFGRTIDPVSNSFISQDILSGSLSANSSVILYQGGTLQNTIRQNELNLQSSEFDLQKAKNDIGLSVATNFLNVLLNREQLENAKFQLEVTENQLARTKKLVEAGSLPLTNQLDLESQNASNEVQVVTAENNLSLAMLNLKQSMQMPADQELNIVAPDLSVDEVEMTLQTPTQVYEVAVANQPEVKSADLGIKSNDLGEKIARGAFLPTLSLSGSISTNYSDRARQLLGSQLVNIPARDVGFVQGTGDRVFLDASQETVPVFSDSYSTFDQFNDNLGQSVRVNLNVPIFSRLSNTSNLQRAKINKQRAEISAQNVKNQLRQAIETAYNNAIASLKSYEATGKRVTALEESFRATEQRYNVGDVNFVDYQVASNNLFAARTDLVRAKYEYIFRVKILDFYLGNPITLD, encoded by the coding sequence ATGAAATTCAAACAAAAACTCTATTTCAGCTTGATGGCCCTTTTTATAGGGAATCTGGCGATAGGTCAAAGCACAAAGACAGAATGGACATTAGAAGAATGTGTCAGTTATGCTTGGGAAAATAACCTGACCATTAGGAATAATCAGCTTACTCAGCTTCAAAATGAGATTGCGGTAAAGCAATCAAAATTTGCTCGCTTACCAAATTTGAGTGCCGGTGGAGGTGTTGGTAAATCTTTTGGACGGACGATCGACCCAGTATCAAACTCTTTTATAAGTCAAGATATTCTCTCAGGAAGTCTTTCCGCTAACTCGAGTGTTATACTTTATCAGGGAGGCACCCTTCAAAATACTATTAGACAGAATGAGTTGAACCTTCAATCTAGTGAGTTTGACTTGCAGAAGGCCAAAAATGATATTGGGCTGAGTGTAGCTACAAACTTCTTGAATGTGCTCTTAAATAGAGAGCAATTAGAGAATGCCAAATTCCAATTAGAAGTGACGGAAAATCAACTCGCGAGAACCAAAAAGCTTGTTGAGGCTGGTTCACTTCCCTTAACCAATCAATTGGACCTTGAGTCACAAAATGCCTCCAATGAAGTACAAGTTGTTACAGCTGAGAATAACTTAAGTCTTGCAATGCTAAACCTCAAGCAGTCGATGCAAATGCCGGCAGATCAGGAATTGAATATTGTTGCGCCAGACCTTTCCGTTGATGAGGTTGAAATGACTTTGCAAACACCAACACAGGTTTACGAGGTGGCTGTGGCCAATCAACCAGAGGTAAAGAGTGCCGATTTAGGAATAAAGAGTAACGATTTAGGAGAAAAGATTGCTCGAGGTGCATTTTTACCAACCCTAAGTCTTAGTGGAAGTATTTCGACTAATTATTCAGATCGTGCTCGTCAACTTTTAGGAAGTCAATTGGTCAATATTCCTGCTCGGGATGTGGGATTTGTTCAGGGGACAGGAGATCGAGTGTTCTTAGACGCCAGTCAGGAGACAGTTCCTGTTTTTAGTGATAGCTATAGCACATTTGACCAATTCAATGATAACCTTGGTCAATCTGTGAGGGTAAATCTTAATGTCCCCATTTTCAGTAGGCTTTCGAATACTTCTAATCTGCAACGGGCAAAAATCAATAAGCAACGCGCAGAGATCAGTGCCCAGAATGTCAAGAACCAATTACGTCAAGCGATAGAGACAGCATATAATAATGCCATTGCCAGCCTTAAGTCTTACGAGGCAACAGGAAAAAGAGTAACTGCACTTGAAGAGTCCTTTAGAGCCACGGAGCAACGATACAATGTTGGAGACGTAAACTTTGTTGACTATCAAGTGGCTAGCAATAACTTATTTGCGGCTAGAACAGATTTAGTTCGCGCCAAATATGAATACATTTTTAGAGTAAAGATTTTAGATTTTTATTTAGGTAACCCAATTACATTAGATTAA
- a CDS encoding efflux RND transporter permease subunit has protein sequence MNKLRQNVTNGKGSSEVFRTPRWIEKFATLNRRKALVRLFILTLITIGFAIQIPKLEFNYDFDSFFPKGDDDFSYYQSLSNEFGEFNDFLFVVLKSDDPTSTNALKTAKSTIESLENWPEVIGTRSAFDEHKIQITPFGINKIDLVNPDKRLSEESLKQSQIKGKFFGKDERSTMFILRHKAFDSNMQSDAFLVELREYLSSMYQDQYIVSGKVQMQYDFTKKLERELSLLLLLAFAFVIAVLLIIFKSLKGVLIPLLTILLSVVWIMGFISLMGKSIDVLVVIIPSILLIVALSDVIHFVHKYDHFIRQRLSKTDSLRSTIIFIGKATCLTSITTAIGFLSLYVIPIPPIRDFGLYTAVGVVFAFLITFLLLPSILYFFPRPVEKETRLFISWKRILDYCFLAVMKRRKQVVWYISLACITLIFGASQLTLNTSIIVGFQKNEPELKEVMYFDDNYDGYRPFEIGIELTDSQDLFDLGVIETIASIEDYLINSYDVKHIESPLNVIRSLNAGLYGAASSRYALPLPEDLNRIKRYYHSSKLKETIGAFQSDSGKTIRLIGRSKDIGSAKSRELNESLKDFLSKEINNDSLFARLTGTSYLIDKTDNYISKSLVKGLSVAVLSVSLFLFIFFRSWRIVLYSLIPNLLPILMLFGLMGYLGIDLNISTAIIFTVAFGVAVDDSIHLLARYYMERDRFKNVLWALKNSIASTGKSILITSLVLCAGFALFLSSGLSSPYYLGFFIVITAVIALILDLTLLPILILSIEKRSKARQG, from the coding sequence ATGAACAAATTACGGCAAAATGTTACGAATGGGAAGGGTTCATCTGAAGTTTTTCGCACACCTCGGTGGATAGAAAAATTTGCTACCCTTAACAGAAGAAAGGCTTTGGTTCGATTGTTCATTTTAACACTCATTACCATAGGTTTTGCTATCCAAATACCAAAGCTCGAATTCAATTATGACTTCGACAGTTTTTTTCCAAAAGGTGATGATGACTTTTCGTATTATCAATCATTGAGCAATGAGTTTGGTGAGTTCAATGACTTCTTATTTGTTGTTCTGAAATCTGATGACCCAACCAGTACAAATGCATTAAAAACAGCCAAATCAACCATTGAGTCTCTTGAAAATTGGCCTGAAGTGATCGGTACGAGAAGCGCATTCGATGAGCACAAGATTCAAATCACCCCTTTTGGAATCAACAAGATTGATTTGGTAAACCCTGACAAGAGGCTCAGTGAAGAATCACTGAAGCAGAGCCAGATAAAAGGTAAGTTCTTTGGAAAAGATGAACGCTCAACCATGTTCATACTAAGACATAAGGCATTTGATAGCAATATGCAATCAGATGCTTTCCTAGTTGAGTTAAGAGAATATCTCTCTTCTATGTATCAAGATCAATACATAGTTTCTGGTAAGGTTCAAATGCAATATGACTTCACCAAAAAACTGGAGCGCGAACTTTCACTATTGCTTCTTTTGGCTTTTGCCTTTGTCATTGCTGTCTTACTAATAATTTTCAAATCATTAAAAGGAGTGCTTATCCCGCTTTTGACAATTCTTTTGAGCGTTGTATGGATTATGGGTTTCATTTCGCTCATGGGGAAGTCGATCGATGTATTGGTCGTAATCATTCCGTCTATCCTTTTGATTGTGGCCCTCTCAGATGTAATCCATTTCGTACATAAATACGATCACTTTATTCGTCAAAGACTTTCTAAAACCGATTCACTTAGGTCAACCATAATATTCATCGGAAAGGCCACCTGTCTTACCTCCATTACTACTGCAATTGGTTTTCTAAGCCTGTACGTCATACCAATACCTCCGATAAGAGACTTTGGACTTTATACGGCTGTAGGTGTGGTTTTTGCCTTCTTAATAACTTTCCTTTTGTTACCATCGATTCTTTATTTTTTCCCTCGCCCTGTGGAAAAAGAGACACGCCTGTTCATCTCCTGGAAAAGAATACTCGACTATTGCTTTTTGGCAGTGATGAAAAGGAGAAAACAAGTAGTCTGGTATATATCTCTTGCTTGTATCACACTCATTTTCGGAGCAAGCCAATTGACGCTTAATACCTCAATAATTGTTGGGTTTCAGAAGAATGAACCTGAGTTGAAGGAGGTCATGTACTTTGATGACAATTATGATGGCTACAGACCCTTTGAAATTGGCATTGAACTTACCGATAGTCAAGATCTATTTGACTTAGGAGTTATTGAGACCATTGCCTCGATAGAAGACTACTTGATCAACTCATATGATGTGAAACATATCGAATCTCCATTAAACGTCATTCGTTCCCTAAATGCTGGACTCTATGGGGCTGCCTCTAGCCGATATGCTTTACCATTACCCGAGGACTTAAATAGAATCAAACGATATTATCATTCTTCCAAACTAAAAGAGACAATTGGAGCGTTTCAAAGCGATTCTGGCAAAACCATAAGGCTCATTGGGCGGTCAAAAGATATAGGAAGTGCTAAATCAAGGGAATTGAATGAATCGCTAAAGGACTTTTTGTCGAAAGAGATCAATAATGACTCATTGTTTGCAAGACTCACAGGCACATCTTACTTGATTGATAAAACCGATAATTACATTTCAAAATCACTGGTAAAAGGGCTTTCTGTAGCCGTACTCAGCGTCTCACTTTTTCTTTTTATATTCTTCAGAAGCTGGAGGATTGTCCTTTATTCCTTGATACCGAACCTCTTACCCATATTAATGCTCTTTGGGTTGATGGGATATTTGGGGATAGACCTCAATATATCCACGGCCATTATTTTTACGGTCGCTTTTGGTGTGGCAGTAGACGACAGCATCCACTTACTAGCCCGCTATTACATGGAAAGGGATCGGTTTAAGAATGTTCTCTGGGCGCTAAAAAATAGCATAGCCAGCACGGGTAAGAGCATTCTCATAACGAGCTTGGTCTTATGTGCTGGCTTTGCCTTATTTCTTTCCTCTGGGCTTTCCTCTCCTTACTATCTTGGCTTCTTCATAGTTATTACAGCCGTGATCGCCCTCATATTGGATTTGACACTTCTTCCCATCCTCATACTTAGTATCGAAAAGCGGTCTAAAGCTCGTCAAGGTTAA
- a CDS encoding acetyl/propionyl/methylcrotonyl-CoA carboxylase subunit alpha, translated as MSSKKINKILVANRGEIAIRVMRTAKEMGIKTVAIYSDADSSSPHVTYADEAVNVGPPASSESYLRTDRVIDVCKELNVDAIHPGYGFLSENASFAKQVEDNGIIFIGPSAHAIEVMGDKLAAKNAVSAYDIPMVPGVNHAVTEVDEAKSIAEQIGYPVLIKASAGGGGKGMRVVEHADELESQMQRAMSEAQSAFGDPSVFVEKYIGSPRHIEIQILGDQHDNILYLFERECSIQRRHQKVIEEAPSAVITPEKRKQMGEAAVGVAKACGYYGAGTVEFIMDENLDFFFLEMNTRLQVEHPVTEEITGVDLVKEQIYIAEGKAISFKQEDLKITGHSMEVRVYAENPRENFLPDTGTLDTYKLPQGPGVRVDDGYEQGMEIPIYYDPMISKLITYGANREQARLRMLRAINEYQISGVATTLDFCDFALRHEAFISGNFDTKFVDKYFTPDMLDDNDPEKEELAIALAAHIFNEKTNGTTSKDSDQAISKWKLRARQ; from the coding sequence ATGTCCTCAAAAAAAATTAATAAAATTCTTGTTGCGAATCGCGGAGAAATTGCCATTCGTGTAATGCGTACCGCTAAAGAAATGGGAATCAAGACTGTAGCCATCTATAGTGATGCCGATAGTAGTTCTCCACACGTAACCTATGCCGATGAAGCGGTTAATGTCGGACCTCCGGCATCATCTGAATCATACCTAAGAACCGATAGAGTCATAGATGTTTGTAAAGAACTAAATGTCGATGCCATTCATCCTGGATACGGTTTTTTATCAGAAAACGCCAGTTTCGCCAAGCAAGTCGAGGATAATGGTATCATTTTCATTGGCCCATCTGCTCACGCAATCGAAGTAATGGGTGACAAACTAGCCGCCAAAAACGCTGTTTCAGCCTATGACATTCCAATGGTGCCCGGAGTCAATCACGCAGTGACCGAAGTTGACGAAGCGAAATCTATTGCTGAACAAATCGGCTATCCTGTCTTAATAAAAGCCAGCGCTGGTGGTGGTGGAAAAGGAATGCGTGTGGTGGAACATGCAGACGAACTTGAAAGCCAAATGCAGCGCGCAATGAGCGAAGCACAATCGGCTTTTGGAGACCCGTCTGTTTTTGTAGAAAAATACATTGGATCGCCTAGGCATATTGAGATTCAAATATTAGGCGATCAGCATGATAACATTCTTTATTTATTTGAAAGAGAATGTTCTATCCAAAGAAGACATCAGAAGGTGATTGAAGAAGCTCCTTCTGCAGTGATAACTCCTGAGAAAAGAAAGCAAATGGGAGAAGCTGCAGTAGGTGTGGCGAAGGCTTGCGGCTATTATGGCGCAGGAACCGTAGAGTTCATCATGGATGAAAACCTCGATTTTTTCTTCCTAGAGATGAATACCAGACTTCAAGTGGAACATCCTGTTACCGAAGAAATCACTGGAGTAGACTTGGTTAAAGAACAAATCTATATCGCTGAAGGAAAGGCCATAAGCTTTAAGCAGGAAGACCTTAAAATTACTGGACACTCCATGGAAGTAAGGGTCTATGCTGAAAATCCAAGAGAAAACTTCTTACCCGACACGGGTACTCTCGACACTTATAAACTACCTCAAGGGCCTGGTGTTCGTGTAGACGATGGTTATGAGCAAGGTATGGAAATCCCTATCTACTATGACCCGATGATCTCTAAATTGATCACTTATGGGGCCAATCGAGAACAAGCGAGATTAAGAATGTTAAGGGCGATCAATGAATATCAGATTTCAGGTGTAGCGACAACTTTAGATTTTTGTGATTTTGCCTTGAGGCATGAAGCCTTTATCAGTGGAAATTTCGACACCAAGTTTGTCGACAAATACTTTACTCCTGATATGCTCGATGATAATGATCCTGAAAAAGAGGAGCTGGCAATTGCTTTGGCAGCACATATCTTCAATGAAAAAACCAATGGTACAACATCTAAAGACAGCGATCAGGCCATAAGCAAATGGAAACTAAGAGCTAGACAATAA
- a CDS encoding thymidylate synthase, with the protein MKQYHDLMSHILENGVEKADRTGTGTKSVFGYQMRFDLSEGFPVVTTKKLHLKSIIHELLWFLQGDTNIKYLKDNGVRIWDEWADEEGNLGPVYGYQWRNWPDGSGGTIDQITKLIDQIKTNPDSRRLIVSAWNVADVDNMALPPCHTFFQFYVADGKLSCQLYQRSADVFLGVPFNIASYSLLVLMVAQVCGLEPGEFVHTFGDAHLYSNHYEQAELQLTRDFRPLPIMKMNPDVKDIFDFKFEDFELVGYDPHPHIKAAVAV; encoded by the coding sequence ATGAAGCAGTACCACGACTTAATGAGCCATATTCTTGAAAATGGTGTAGAAAAAGCTGATAGAACTGGTACAGGTACGAAAAGTGTTTTTGGTTATCAAATGAGGTTTGATTTGTCAGAAGGGTTTCCAGTGGTGACTACAAAAAAGCTTCACCTAAAATCAATAATTCATGAATTGCTTTGGTTCTTGCAAGGTGATACGAATATCAAGTATTTAAAGGACAATGGCGTACGTATCTGGGACGAATGGGCAGATGAAGAGGGTAACCTTGGTCCTGTTTATGGCTACCAATGGAGAAACTGGCCCGATGGCAGTGGGGGAACTATAGACCAGATTACAAAACTTATAGATCAGATTAAGACCAATCCAGACAGTCGAAGACTCATTGTTAGTGCCTGGAATGTGGCGGATGTTGACAATATGGCGCTTCCACCTTGTCACACATTCTTTCAGTTTTATGTAGCAGATGGTAAGTTAAGTTGCCAGTTATACCAACGAAGTGCAGATGTCTTTTTGGGGGTTCCCTTCAATATTGCTTCCTATTCATTGCTTGTTTTGATGGTTGCTCAGGTTTGTGGCTTAGAGCCAGGAGAGTTTGTGCATACTTTCGGTGATGCGCACTTATACTCTAACCACTATGAGCAGGCTGAATTACAACTTACTCGTGACTTTAGGCCGTTGCCTATTATGAAGATGAATCCTGATGTGAAAGACATCTTTGATTTCAAGTTTGAAGACTTCGAATTAGTGGGCTATGATCCACACCCTCATATTAAGGCTGCTGTAGCTGTTTAA